The Aedes albopictus strain Foshan chromosome 1, AalbF5, whole genome shotgun sequence genomic interval ctgggttgacgaatcacttcgcttcaacccagctcaaacggcagatagcatgaaaacagaaaaagagtgagagagatgcggatacaaaatgcataaataatagtaattccgtgtatacttttatttctgagtgtacctgGATGCATCTTCATGAGTTTCATATTTATCTCTGGATGTGTCGCCCCCCTAATCAATgcatagggaagattcaaatattacgtccatcgtttttcgggatttctagaccccccccccctcacccctctgtcacgcaattttcctatacacggaactacaaatcaacccaaatttaagttgttttgacgcaatcccggtcttccgtggaattactcaaatttgcgtcaaacagcgatagtggtgagtgagtatactatagttctcgtttgagagcggcaaacaaaattaacccagtggtaagttattttcacccaacggaggcctcaaatgacgcaaatttgggttaactcaagaaaacctaaatttggcttcttccacggaagagcagcggatgcgtcggtgcttctctctttgttttcgacaatattgcggtggggcgagggagaaaacaacccaactttgagttaaaactttaagcagtttagtcaaatttgagtttttaaaacttattctttgggttataatatttttccgtgtacccaatacacgtactgtcacactttctagaccccccccctcccccaaatgttggacgtaatttttgaacgttcccataacaaattttgttcgcATTGATCAAAAATTCGAATGTCTGGCAACACATTTTCACCACTTTGACAGTTTATCTTTGCTTTTGGCGTCTGTCTCGCACCTGCACTGAACGAAagccccatcccgaaatcgactgatttgtcagaccatccagtccaaataaccaaaatcgtgttttggaatgacgaatcagtcgtacgGCAATCACCCTGAAAGCAAACGACAATCATCtcattcgcgtatgagtcgacgcacgctgtgTGAATGAGAGTTAGTTGGAAAGCGAGGACAACACAGATGCGTCAAACTTAtgcatcgatagcgtaacaagttccttgatcgttgTGCTTGCGACGTTGAGAAATTTTTGTTGCATGTCTTAATTCTAGACATGACATCGTTTTGAAAAGGGTGCCCGAAAGGGTACCCTGATCACTACCTAGCATATCATTTTCGATAGAATGACGAAAATTATTTTGATATCAATCGCTAAAACACGAGGTTTCTCGACCATATGGTAAGCATTCGATTTTCATGCGGCTGTCATCCgattttaggatgacatcatcCGGTCGGTgggccatacggtttccgaccgataGTCGTTAAGGGGCGCGATCGAATCGCTTGTCAGTCGATTTCGGGCggaggttttcgttcagtgtgtaCACAAAACTCGCAACCACAGCTGGGAAAaaagcaaagaaaaatgcaaacctAAACAAAAGTGAATCGTGAAGAAAGTTTTTCGTGAAAATTCGTGACCTAAACCAGTTGCCATAAAGTGAAAATCATTTCCGGACAGTTCCACAATCAGCGGCACCATGAACCGCTAGCGTGCGTTAGGAAAAACATTCGTCGTTTTGCCAAAAGGAATCGACCGTGAAATCGACACCCGAATTTTCTGGGAGCGATCGGGAACCACAATAAAACACCGCGGAAAATGATGGATATCTGCCGTCTGACGTCGGACGGTCAACCGGACAGCCTGAAGATGGTGGAAATTGACTTCCAGGCGCTGTGCCGGATATGTGGTGCCCTGGGGGAAAACTTGACGTCGGTGTTCGGGAAGCGGGCGGCCGATCGGCTGCGGGAACGAATCGGCAGGTATTTGCAGATCGAAATCCTGGCCGAGGACTGCCTCCCGACGAAGGTGTGCGACGGCTGCCGGGAGACACTGGATCGGTTTCACGAGCTGTTCGAAAAGTGCCACCGGACGGACGAAAAGTTCCGAACGATGCTGAACTCGAGCGAGGAGTTGAAGGAGGTGGCTGAggcggaggaggaggaggagaaaGAGGAACGGGATGATGATCGACAGACGAAGCAGATGGTGGTCGAGGAGGAGGCGGTTGAAGTGGCGAGGAAGGAAGCTGAGGTGGAAGTGAGTCCGGCGAAGAAAGCTAAGGAGAACAAGCGGAACTCGAAACAGGAAGACACGACGGAGGATTCACCGGAGAAGAAAGGGTGAGTACAGTTACAGATTATTTCTTCGGGTGTTGGTTTTGGGATAATCGCTTTAATTGGAGCATTATATGCTTGATCGTTCGGAGTCTGTAAGATACTTGGAGATGGCTCTGGCGCGGTAGATCTTCTTTCCCGTTCTACTCGTGGGAATTATTATTTGAATAGTGTCACCTGCGGTGGAGTGCCGAGTAATGTCACTTCTAGCAATAAGTCCACTAATCGGGTGATGTATTCGTTGCAGGGACTTTGCACGGCACTCCATCGACATTGTGACCCTCGACGACATCCTGCTGTCCCCGTCAGAGGAAGAACCCCAGGAGGAGCTCTACGGAGAATATCAGTTCTTGGAGGAAGAAGATCCATCGGAAGATTTGGAATCACTGGAAAATCAACCGTCGGCGCTGCTTCGAGCTCATCCGGTTCCACTGTCCAAGGAACTGGTTGAACAAGGAAAATTTATTTCTGATGGAAAAGTCTTATACAGATGTTCCGACTGCGGCAAGCAGATGGTGTCCCCGTACACGTATCAGGCTCACCTGAGAATTCACAGTGGGGAGCGGCCATTTGCGTGTCCTCACTGTGAGCAGACCTTCCGGATTTCACAGGGACTGAACCGCCATGTCCGGGAAGTACACCAGAAGGTTCGAAACTATTCCTGTGAAGTCTGCGGCAAGCGCTTCGGTAACGGTCGCAATCTAAAAGAGCACCGCTTCCTGCACACGGATGAGAAGCCTTACGTTTGCAACTTGTGTGGAAGCTCCTTCAAACAGAAGGCGTCCCTGCATATGCACCGAAAAATCCACGATTTCAGCCGGAACCACACGTGTTCGGTTTGTTCGAAGTCATTCCTGACTCGATCCAAGTTGCAGTTGCACGAGACGATTCACTCGAATGTTCGGGCTTACAAGTGTGACGAATGTGGCCAGAGTTTCCAGTCCGGACACAATTTGTCCCGACATAAGAAGTGTCACCGTGCAGATTCGGAGACATTCCAGTGTGGCCTTTGCGAAACGGTATTCAAGCAGAGGCGATATCTGATGAGGCATTTGAACAAGCAGCATCAGCAAGAGCAACAGCAGGGTCATGGCGAAGTAATTGATGAAGTTGATCAGAGTAATCGTTAGTAGTATTTAAATTGGAATaataaatatttccaaaaaaagatTATTTGTCTGTTAAAGAACTATCCCACTATGTACCTACTACTTTTTGCTAAAATATGTTCACTTTTCTTCCAACCGTCAACCAGATTAGACGTTCTTCTTGCGCATTCCCAATAATAACGGGCTCAGGCTATATCGTTTCACAGACATCCGAGTTGATTTTCCGAAGGGTTGCTCTTTCAAACGTTCTATCACATTATTCTCAACACATCTGACCTTgaacatcctttgacagatacgcgtatttcgaataCCACTTGTAATATTCCTCAGTGTCACTTATCCATCCAGTGAGTGGGTAACTGACATTGAGCCAACAAGTGTCGAGGGTGGAATTAAAAAGCACGAAATTAATTAaactcattcgaaaagggtattctgcttaaagggttctaaaagtcggtacaaggtcaCACTATTCAGACCCCTTAAGGATTTGCTGGAGAAGTCTCCAAATAATGCCAGGAGGGACCTTGAAAGAAcaacaggaggaattgctgaagtaactcctgatggaatctttaAAAGAACTCGTGGTAGagcccctgaaagaactcctggactaatgcctgcaggcagggatggcattccgcactaAAAATGTGAACAGTGTTTCTCAATTTCATAGTATAACCGCACATACGTTAACAGACACTCAGGAGCATGACATCACtgcctgcaggaactgctgtaagaaatcctggtgattcaacaatctcTCTTAGAAAGATATCtacagaggaatcccagaaggactttcaggaagaatcctcaaaggatttctagaagaaatcatcGAAGAGTATCCAGGaacaatcctcgaagaaattctaggaggagacctcaaaggaattccacgaggaaacctcgaaagaatttcctggaagaatcctcgaaggaatt includes:
- the LOC109416914 gene encoding zinc finger and SCAN domain-containing protein 12 isoform X2, whose amino-acid sequence is MMDICRLTSDGQPDSLKMVEIDFQALCRICGALGENLTSVFGKRAADRLRERIGRYLQIEILAEDCLPTKVCDGCRETLDRFHELFEKCHRTDEKFRTMLNSSEELKEVAEAEEEEEKEERDDDRQTKQMVVEEEAVEVARKEAEVEVSPAKKAKENKRNSKQEDTTEDSPEKKGDFARHSIDIVTLDDILLSPSEEEPQEELYGEYQFLEEEDPSEDLESLENQPSALLRAHPVPLSKELVEQGKFISDGKVLYRCSDCGKQMVSPYTYQAHLRIHSGERPFACPHCEQTFRISQGLNRHVREVHQKVRNYSCEVCGKRFGNGRNLKEHRFLHTDEKPYVCNLCGSSFKQKASLHMHRKIHDFSRNHTCSVCSKSFLTRSKLQLHETIHSNVRAYKCDECGQSFQSGHNLSRHKKCHRADSETFQCGLCETVFKQRRYLMRHLNKQHQQEQQQGHGEVIDEVDQSNR